In Pristiophorus japonicus isolate sPriJap1 unplaced genomic scaffold, sPriJap1.hap1 HAP1_SCAFFOLD_2480, whole genome shotgun sequence, a genomic segment contains:
- the LOC139246991 gene encoding transmembrane protein 238-like, translating into MSLMGLTRCTYALWLAVVLDAVGLATLLVGIFADLQRAGRDYGDMLIYTGAIVVFVSLIGWVFWYTGNMEISAAELARDYRPKESRLNRLVRQISRSVSVHAGPAGVASCGSGGGGARAAVRPPLRLKELQKTDGQARGEAATG; encoded by the coding sequence ATGTCGTTGATGGGCTTGACCCGCTGCACCTACGCACTGTGGCTGGCAGTGGTGCTTGACGCCGTGGGCCTGGCCACCCTGCTGGTGGGGATCTTTGCCGACTTGCAGCGGGCGGGCCGCGACTACGGCGACATGCTGATCTACACCGGGGCCATCGTGGTCTTTGTCAGCCTCATCGGCTGGGTCTTCTGGTACACGGGCAACATGGAGATCTCGGCCGCCGAGCTGGCCCGCGACTACCGGCCCAAGGAGTCCCGCCTGAACCGGCTGGTGCGCCAGATCTCGCGCAGCGTCTCCGTGCACGCGGGTCCTGCCGGTGTCGCCAGTTGCGGATCGGGGGGAGGAGGGGCACGGGCCGCTGTCCGCCCGCCCCTCAGGCTCAAGGAGCTCCAGAAGACGGACGGGCAGGCTCGCGGAGAGGCCGCCACGGG